A region of Macrobrachium nipponense isolate FS-2020 chromosome 7, ASM1510439v2, whole genome shotgun sequence DNA encodes the following proteins:
- the LOC135217467 gene encoding gastrula zinc finger protein XlCGF57.1-like: protein MNSELSVECPLKSEIEDPLSLSPAIHECKVSAGFTATDDSSLFVDPCVGIKIEPEVIVSEEDESFQTDVKHECGRHFESCGKQDNLTCCQGMKKEEEIFSCSENGEHFSQVEALGNHMVIHTGEEQFTSECVNHNQETHLKTQIEEKPFKCSECEKTFSLEVYLRRHINQHMRKRPFTCEECGQAFTLKCYLTRHMKIHTGEKPFGCRECGKAFVQKNDLKIHIRTHTGEKPYSCSECGKPFAQKGYLTHHMRIHTGEKPFNCNECGKAFPTKTALTCHMKVHTGEKPFKCSECGRAFAEKSKLERHMNIHAEIKPFTCSECGKAFPTQSSLACHVKAHTAEKPFSCTECGKAFAEKHKLGRHMIIHTGEKPFICTDCGKAFTHKNSLKVHGRIHTGEKPFLCSECGKAFNTNSNLKIHMSVHNKKDL, encoded by the coding sequence atgaattctGAACTTTCAGTAGAATGTCCTCTTAAAAGTGAAATTGAGGATCCATTGTCACTCTCTCCAGCAATTCATGAATGTAAGGTTTCTGCTGGCTTTACAGCCACTGATGATAGCTCTTTGTTTGTGGATCCATGCGTTGGAATTAAGATAGAACCAGAAGTAATAGTATCTGAAGAAGATGAGAGTTTTCAGACAGACGTCAAACATGAATGTGGTAGACATTTTGAATCATGTGGTAAACAAGACAATCTTACATGTTGCCAAGGaatgaaaaaagaagaggaaatattTTCATGCAGTGAAAATGGAGAACACTTTTCACAGGTAGAGGCTCTTGGGAATCACATGGTTATTCATACTGGAGAGGAGCAATTCACAAGTGAATGTGTAAATCATAATCAAGAGACTCATCTCAAAACTCAAATTGAAGAGAAACCATTTAAATGCAGTGAATGTGAGAAAACGTTTTCTCTGGAAGTATATCTCAGAAGACATATTAATCAGCACATGAGAAAGAGGCCATTCACATGTGAGGAATGTGGGcaagcatttactttaaaatgcTACCTTACAAGACATATGAAAATTCATACAGGGGAGAAGCCATTTGGATGCAGAGAATGTGGTAAAGCATTTGTTCAAAAGAACGATCTTAAAATTCATATTAGGactcacactggagagaagccatacaGCTGCAGTGAATGTGGGAAACCATTTGCACAAAAAGGTTATCTTACACATCATATGAGGATTCAcactggagaaaagccattcaaCTGCAATGAATGTGGGAAAGCTTTTCCTACAAAAACTGCACTTACATGCCACATGAAGGTTCACACAGGCGAGAAGCCATTCAAATGCAGTGAGTGCGGGAGAGCCTTTGCTGAAAAAAGTAAGCTTGAGAGACACATGAATATTCATGCAGAAATAAAACCTTTCACATGCAGTGAATGTGGCAAAGCTTTTCCTACACAGAGCTCCCTTGCATGCCATGTGAAAGCTCATACAGCCGAGAAGCCATTCAGTTGTACTGAATGTGGGAAAGCGTTTGCTGAAAAACATAAACTGGGGAGACACATGATTATTCATACTGGAGAAAAACCCTTTATTTGCactgactgtgggaaagcatttacACATAAAAACAGTCTTAAAGTTCATGGGAGGAtacacactggagagaagccattcttGTGCagtgaatgtgggaaagcatttaaTACTAATTCTAATCTCAAGATTCATATGAGTGTTCACAATAAAAAGGACCTATAA